The Clostridium aceticum genomic interval ATTAGTACCAAAATTTAGTACCTGATACTAATAATTAGTATATATTATTCCCTATGAAAAATCAAGAACTTTATCTTTATTATTTAAAAAATTGGATTATTTATAATGCTTATTTTAAAAATTTAAAGTTTTTTCAAAAAAAATTTATAGGATTTATCTCTGCCACCCTATTGCTTTTAATCTACAAAAAAATAGTAATGATTTTTCATTACTATTTTTTATGGTTACTATTCATTTACTGTAATTACCTCTTTGTTTTTGTAGTATCCACATTCAGGACATACACGATGTGATAATTTAGGTTCGTGGCACTGTGGGCACTTTACATACCCTGGTGCAACATATTTAGAATTTGCTGCTCTTCTCATATTTCT includes:
- the rpmF gene encoding 50S ribosomal protein L32, whose protein sequence is MAVPKRKTGKSKRNMRRAANSKYVAPGYVKCPQCHEPKLSHRVCPECGYYKNKEVITVNE